A window from Cryptomeria japonica chromosome 1, Sugi_1.0, whole genome shotgun sequence encodes these proteins:
- the LOC131035357 gene encoding exocyst complex component EXO70H1-like — protein MTRSVLRMHPTFRNPVITNTLDSNNLEDMEEMLAAAEILISKWDTNKSSKMLFQSNAEEVRMYMDSVQNLQRLMEHLSAGGTNAAQLVRAQRLMKMSMARLQNEFHKILLSNGEPIDPDRESSARPSSSSSTEDSITCSDGDDDGSSQFSSICSSSDRTYEFDTVPLDAMADLRNIAQRMAKSGYTRECVRVFTLTRKSVVEESLYNLGVEKVRLNDVRKMEWTVLDDKIKKWIYAAKISIRILFAREKRLCVDVFGGIDKMRDSCFAEISKEPAERLLAFAEAVAAERNLVQLGEAARGILMEFEKAVEKEKSKVPIAGGSIHPLTRYVMNYLTFLSDYKESLVNIITDAPRELPKVLPDNELTDSSAPLSVHLGWTVFTLLCKINKKSDLYKDVALSYLFLMNNLHYIVQKVNGSEIKYILGDGWVRKQWNKVRQYAVKYERAAWMKVLSCVTDEEVPSNGGVLKERLKEFNSAMEEVKRRHGEWVVPDVNLREKLRVSITEKLIPSYDSFLSRIRSRFESDMCKILCWTCLRAGPYQLTDLFIHIRFRFL, from the exons ATGACCAGAAGCGTTCTTAGAATGCACCCGACTTTTAGAAACCCTGTTATTACAAACACATTAGATAGCAATAATTTAGAAGATATGGAAGAAATGTTAGCCGCAGCAGAGATATTGATTTCCAAATGGGACACAAATAAAAGCAGCAAAATGCTCTTTCAGAGCAACGCAGAAGAAGTCCGTATGTACATGGACTCTGTCCAAAATCTTCAACGGCTCATGGAACATTTGTCCGCCGGCGGAACCAACGCTGCCCAACTCGTCCGTGCGCAGCGGCTGATGAAAATGTCGATGGCCCGTCTGCAGAACGAGTTTCACAAAATTCTGTTATCTAACGGCGAACCCATCGATCCAGATCGGGAGTCATCGGCCCGACCGTCCTCCAGTTCGAGCACAGAGGACAGCATAACATGCTCTGACGGTGACGACGACGGCAGCAGCCAATTCAGCTCCATCTGTTCGTCATCAGACAGAACATACGAATTCGACACGGTTCCGTTGGACGCCATGGCGGATCTACGGAATATAGCGCAGCGCATGGCGAAGAGTGGATACACGAGGGAATGCGTTCGAGTCTTCACTCTCACGAGAAAGTCCGTGGTGGAAGAGAGTTTATACAATCTGGGCGTGGAGAAGGTGAGGTTGAACGATGTTCGAAAAATGGAGTGGACAGTCCTGGATGACAAGATCAAGAAATGGATATACGCTGCAAAAATCAGTATCCGAATTCTGTTTGCCCGAGAGAAACGGCTGTGCGTCGATGTGTTTGGGGGAATTGACAAGATGAGAGATTCTTGTTTTGCTGAAATCAGCAAGGAGCCCGCAGAAAGGCTTCTTGCCTTTGCAGAGGCCGTGGCC GCTGAAAGGAACTTGGTGCAACTCGGCGAGGCGGCCCGGggaattttgatggaatttgaGAAGGCagttgagaaggagaaatctaaggttCCCATTGCGGGCGGCAGTATTCATCCTCTCACCAGATACGTTATGAATTATCTCACTTTTCTCTCCGATTACAAGGAATCTTTGGTAAACATAATCACAGATGCGCCACGGGAGCTACCGAAAGTCCTCCCCGACAATGAGCTCACTGATTCCTCTGCCCCGCTGTCTGTCCACCTCGGATGGACCGTCTTCACCCTGCTGTGCAAGATCAACAAAAAATCTGATCTGTACAAAGACGTGGCCCTGTCGTATCTCTTTCTCATGAACAACCTTCACTACATAGTACAAAAAGTGAATGGATCTGAGATTAAATACATTCTGGGGGATGGATGGGTGAGAAAACAGTGGAATAAAGTGAGACAGTACGCGGTGAAATATGAGAGAGCTGCGTGGATGAAAGTGTTGTCTTGTGTAACAGACGAAGAAGTTCCTTCGAATGGCGGAGTTTTGAAAGAGAGATTAAAGGAGTTCAATTCAGCAATGGAAGAGGTGAAGAGAAGGCATGGTGAATGGGTGGTTCCTGACGTCAACCTGCGAGAGAAATTAAGAGTTTCAATTACTGAGAAATTGATTCCGTCATACGATTCCTTTCTTAGCAGAATCAGAAGCCGGTTTGAAAGTGATATGTGCAAGATTTTGTGTTGGACGTGTTTAAGGGCAGGCCCTTATCAGTTGACTGATTTATTTATTCACATTCGCTTCCGTTTTTTGTAA